A window of Prolixibacter sp. SD074 contains these coding sequences:
- a CDS encoding WD40 repeat domain-containing protein has translation MGKKGLGIVTGLIIVGIFAGWYYFSSESRYIGTSALRAVPVNSPLIIEARNIFAFTGDIQENPMWEDLSELPGFSDIQSEITYVDSLFSANREARELFRNKPLVMALGFEGNDSFNQLYLVQLDDISEKNIINQFIRNVLAPDNAQFTHRKYDHVQVSEYVWNQKGKRHKLVYAFHKGIFIAGENPVKVEEAIRQLNTSSLLDKPHFQKVYKTAGVNVDMNYYINYQTFPRLLSLCTSEPVAHAIRGFNNFATWSEIDMEMKQDEILFNGFTYSDDSVNNYQNIFLHQQPQKFRMEEVLPAETSFLLSFNLSNPSVFLKDYEKYLDRGGKYYAYENKLSAVKQSTGVNPQEVVKKLMDREIAMVYTRGNPSQPDENRFLVMRTHSKSQTEKTIREMVGYWARANGKSLNDYVRTYHVDKQTAYPVYNMPVDNFGERVFGPIFRPVPTRYVSFVGNYMVMGDSYRSLSGFIKDYVLQEVLKNNIRYQEFSDRLSQRCNFYMWFSPGRALPFFKDIIHQEINQKLEPKLEHLLRLEAFGWEFGPENGMIYNSALLRYNPNLRERPQTVWSSHLETDIQFKPQFVINHYDRANREVVVQDTNNNFYLINKEGRVLWKIKLPGPIMGDVYQVDYYKNGKLQYLFNTPGELHLIDRNGNYVENYPVKLRSKATNGVAVFNYDQNKNYRFFIACADHHVYLYDKRGKLVPGWTFGKTEHEVTQPVGHFRVGNRDYIVFFDKNRTYIEDRKGNNRVQSKAQYVHSMNNNFVLENGDGRHAARLVGTDEHGKVYFLYFNGDYETKEIENFSPSHYFMYDDMNADGKNDFVYLDGKDLTVYDSDGKKMFSHHFKEAPDRAPQIYTFSANNKKIGVVNPKENLIYLFNKDGSVYNGFPMAGNSRFSIGFFTSGSEHFNLVVGSADGFLYNYYVQ, from the coding sequence ATGGGTAAAAAAGGTCTGGGAATCGTTACGGGATTAATCATTGTGGGAATATTCGCCGGGTGGTACTATTTCAGCAGCGAGTCGCGCTATATTGGTACATCTGCACTCAGGGCTGTTCCTGTCAATTCTCCGTTGATTATCGAGGCCCGGAATATTTTTGCCTTTACAGGAGATATTCAGGAAAACCCGATGTGGGAAGATCTTTCTGAGTTACCCGGTTTTTCAGATATACAGAGCGAAATTACCTATGTTGATTCGCTGTTTTCGGCCAATCGCGAAGCCAGGGAGCTGTTCAGAAACAAACCGCTGGTAATGGCCCTCGGCTTTGAGGGGAATGATAGTTTTAATCAGCTCTACCTGGTTCAACTGGATGATATTTCGGAAAAAAATATTATCAATCAGTTTATCCGGAATGTATTGGCGCCGGATAATGCACAATTCACTCATCGAAAGTACGATCACGTTCAGGTTTCCGAATATGTTTGGAACCAGAAGGGGAAACGGCATAAGTTGGTGTATGCCTTCCATAAAGGAATTTTCATTGCCGGAGAAAATCCGGTAAAAGTGGAAGAAGCCATTCGGCAACTCAATACTTCCTCGCTGCTTGATAAACCGCATTTTCAGAAAGTATATAAAACAGCCGGCGTCAATGTCGACATGAACTACTATATCAACTACCAGACTTTTCCCCGGTTGTTATCGCTTTGCACCAGCGAACCAGTGGCACATGCCATACGCGGCTTCAATAATTTTGCCACATGGTCGGAAATTGATATGGAGATGAAGCAGGACGAAATCCTGTTCAATGGATTTACTTATTCGGATGATTCGGTGAATAATTACCAGAATATTTTTCTTCACCAACAACCGCAGAAGTTCCGGATGGAAGAAGTGCTTCCTGCTGAGACAAGCTTTCTGTTAAGTTTTAATTTGAGTAATCCGTCGGTCTTTTTAAAGGATTACGAAAAATACCTCGATCGGGGTGGAAAGTATTATGCCTATGAGAATAAACTGAGTGCAGTAAAGCAATCCACCGGCGTTAATCCCCAAGAGGTGGTGAAAAAGCTGATGGACCGCGAAATTGCGATGGTGTATACCCGTGGCAATCCGTCGCAACCTGACGAGAACCGGTTCCTGGTAATGCGGACACATAGTAAAAGCCAGACAGAGAAAACCATCCGGGAGATGGTTGGGTATTGGGCCAGGGCCAACGGCAAATCGTTGAACGACTATGTTCGAACATACCATGTTGATAAGCAAACGGCATATCCCGTTTACAACATGCCGGTAGATAACTTTGGTGAACGGGTTTTTGGCCCGATTTTCCGGCCTGTTCCTACAAGATATGTCTCATTTGTCGGAAACTACATGGTAATGGGCGATTCGTATCGTTCTCTTTCCGGTTTCATCAAAGATTACGTGTTGCAGGAAGTTTTAAAGAATAATATCCGTTACCAGGAATTTAGTGACCGGCTTTCGCAGCGCTGCAATTTCTATATGTGGTTTTCTCCCGGAAGGGCATTGCCGTTTTTTAAGGATATTATTCATCAGGAAATCAACCAGAAACTGGAACCGAAGTTGGAGCATCTGTTGAGGCTCGAAGCTTTTGGATGGGAGTTTGGTCCCGAGAATGGGATGATATACAACAGCGCTTTGTTGCGATACAATCCGAACCTGCGTGAACGTCCGCAAACCGTCTGGTCCAGCCATCTGGAAACGGATATTCAGTTTAAACCACAATTCGTCATCAATCACTACGACCGGGCCAACCGGGAAGTGGTTGTGCAGGATACCAACAATAACTTCTATCTGATCAATAAGGAAGGGCGGGTTCTTTGGAAAATCAAACTTCCGGGCCCAATTATGGGAGACGTCTACCAGGTTGATTATTACAAGAACGGAAAGCTGCAATACCTTTTCAACACGCCGGGCGAATTGCATCTCATCGACAGGAACGGCAACTATGTCGAAAATTATCCGGTGAAGCTCCGGTCGAAAGCGACAAATGGCGTGGCTGTATTTAATTATGACCAAAATAAGAATTACCGGTTCTTTATTGCCTGTGCCGATCATCATGTTTATCTCTATGACAAACGGGGAAAACTGGTTCCGGGCTGGACATTTGGAAAAACCGAACATGAAGTAACCCAGCCCGTAGGGCATTTCAGGGTGGGAAATCGCGATTACATTGTCTTCTTCGATAAAAACAGAACGTACATCGAGGATAGGAAAGGAAACAACCGCGTACAAAGTAAAGCGCAGTATGTTCACTCGATGAATAACAATTTTGTCCTCGAAAACGGTGATGGGAGGCATGCTGCACGACTTGTCGGAACAGACGAGCATGGTAAGGTGTATTTCCTCTATTTTAATGGCGATTACGAAACAAAAGAGATTGAGAATTTCAGTCCGTCGCATTACTTCATGTACGATGATATGAACGCTGACGGAAAGAACGATTTCGTTTACCTGGACGGCAAGGATTTAACTGTTTATGATTCGGATGGCAAGAAAATGTTTAGTCATCACTTTAAAGAAGCGCCTGACCGCGCTCCTCAGATTTATACGTTTTCGGCCAACAACAAGAAAATTGGGGTGGTCAACCCGAAGGAAAACCTGATTTACCTGTTTAATAAAGACGGGAGCGTGTACAACGGTTTTCCCATGGCTGGAAACTCCCGGTTCAGTATAGGGTTCTTCACGTCAGGAAGTGAACACTTTAATTTGGTGGTCGGTTCGGCCGACGGATTTCTGTACAACTACTACGTACAATGA
- a CDS encoding T9SS type A sorting domain-containing protein — protein sequence MELIGFSQEAADAFRYAVGVWESILDSPVPLRLRATWTPLDKDVLGSCGPSTYYRDFDGALRENTYYPVALADKISGQDISGSTSPDMVARFNSDNTDWYFGTDGNTPVDKYDFVSIVIHEIGHGLGIIGFASVTGLKGKIGDDTNLFPGIYDVYVQNLQGEQLVDTNYFANPSSDLYSEFTGNALQFDSRLAREDYNGTNPRLYAPSIWNDGSSFYHLDDATYPAGSDNALMTHALAYGEANHNPGPLLEGMLAEMGWKYTYIVHTPVSDYYQLPSEVPVIAKVYGDYGIDTSSVVLHYSFDNWQTETVDTMPSTGNPDEYSAGITIPGMGTTTDYYIAVTDLRQRNFTKPEHAPTNYYSFYVGSDITPPSLSHVPVKMIFSSADSVYIEATATDNIGVASVKAELRLNSSNAGTFDLPLVADSTYAANVPLPSGLTSNDILEYRIVATDSSPNSNQSTSPAKNYYTVSIVPVLPAATYYESDFNTATTDFAGSDFTVTKTSQFDDDALHSPHPYDSPGDAAPYINYNSVLRVPIILNENTEIAFDEVVLVEPGADGATYGSADFFDYVVVEGSKDDGHIWKAIAPGWDSSSSGTWLTAYNQDIQNGNSLTEGSKDMFKRRVLNMTSSSDFSPGDTILVRFRLYSDPYAWAWGWCIDNLLIGDNVDVATIPLSPGDLRLYPNPVRGWMQLELDLEKPAGPGNIVVYNYLGQRIYNRQVYPVDGRLTEQLDFSSYPSGIYLVNIEVGGKQISRKVIKR from the coding sequence TTGGAACTGATAGGTTTCAGTCAGGAAGCAGCAGATGCGTTTCGCTATGCTGTAGGTGTTTGGGAATCCATTTTAGATAGTCCTGTCCCCCTTCGCTTACGTGCAACCTGGACCCCGCTCGACAAGGATGTTCTTGGTTCATGTGGACCATCAACCTATTACCGGGATTTCGATGGGGCGCTTCGTGAAAACACTTATTATCCCGTAGCTCTCGCTGATAAAATATCAGGACAGGATATTTCCGGCAGTACATCTCCCGATATGGTCGCCCGTTTTAACTCCGATAACACCGACTGGTATTTTGGAACCGATGGGAACACACCGGTCGATAAATATGATTTTGTATCAATCGTTATCCATGAAATTGGTCACGGATTAGGAATAATAGGATTTGCCTCGGTAACTGGCCTGAAAGGGAAAATTGGAGATGATACGAACCTTTTTCCTGGCATTTACGATGTGTATGTGCAGAACCTTCAGGGAGAACAGTTAGTTGACACCAACTATTTCGCCAATCCCTCGTCCGACTTATATAGTGAATTTACCGGAAATGCGCTTCAATTCGACAGCCGTTTAGCCCGTGAAGATTACAACGGAACCAATCCCAGGTTGTATGCACCTTCAATCTGGAATGATGGCTCCAGTTTTTACCATCTTGATGATGCAACGTATCCAGCTGGTTCGGACAATGCATTAATGACACATGCTTTGGCGTATGGAGAAGCCAATCATAATCCGGGACCTTTGTTGGAAGGGATGCTGGCGGAAATGGGATGGAAATACACTTACATAGTCCATACTCCCGTATCGGATTACTATCAACTTCCATCGGAGGTGCCGGTTATAGCGAAAGTTTACGGTGATTATGGTATTGACACGTCTTCGGTTGTGTTGCACTATTCGTTTGATAACTGGCAAACAGAAACTGTGGATACAATGCCCAGCACGGGAAATCCTGATGAGTACTCTGCTGGTATTACCATTCCGGGAATGGGCACCACTACCGATTACTATATTGCGGTCACTGATTTGAGACAACGAAACTTTACTAAACCGGAACATGCTCCAACTAACTATTATTCGTTTTATGTAGGTTCAGATATAACACCACCTTCGCTTTCGCATGTGCCGGTAAAAATGATTTTTTCATCTGCTGACTCCGTTTACATCGAGGCCACCGCAACGGACAATATTGGAGTGGCTTCCGTCAAGGCAGAGTTGAGGTTGAATAGCTCAAATGCGGGAACGTTCGATCTTCCGTTGGTTGCTGACTCGACCTATGCAGCAAATGTGCCACTTCCCTCAGGTTTGACATCCAATGATATACTGGAATACCGGATTGTGGCTACCGACAGTTCGCCTAACAGTAATCAATCAACGTCACCGGCAAAGAATTACTACACCGTATCGATTGTGCCGGTTTTGCCAGCTGCTACCTATTACGAAAGTGATTTCAATACAGCAACCACCGATTTTGCCGGAAGCGACTTTACGGTAACCAAAACATCCCAATTTGATGACGATGCGCTCCATTCTCCCCATCCTTACGACAGCCCAGGGGATGCAGCGCCTTATATCAATTATAATTCGGTATTGCGTGTTCCCATAATTTTGAATGAAAACACAGAAATAGCTTTTGATGAGGTTGTACTGGTTGAACCGGGTGCAGACGGAGCAACTTATGGAAGTGCCGATTTTTTCGATTACGTGGTTGTTGAAGGGTCAAAGGATGATGGACATATCTGGAAAGCTATTGCTCCCGGATGGGATTCATCTTCCAGTGGTACGTGGCTCACTGCCTATAACCAGGATATACAAAATGGAAACTCGCTGACCGAAGGAAGCAAGGATATGTTCAAACGTCGGGTACTTAATATGACCTCATCTTCTGATTTCTCACCCGGTGATACAATTCTTGTTCGCTTCCGGCTTTATTCCGATCCTTATGCGTGGGCCTGGGGATGGTGCATCGACAACCTGTTGATTGGCGATAACGTCGATGTGGCAACCATTCCGCTTTCTCCGGGTGATTTGAGGTTATATCCGAACCCGGTGCGCGGCTGGATGCAGCTGGAATTGGACCTGGAAAAACCGGCTGGACCCGGGAATATTGTTGTTTACAACTATCTGGGACAGAGAATATATAACCGGCAGGTTTACCCGGTCGATGGTCGGTTGACCGAACAACTCGATTTTTCTTCGTACCCTTCGGGAATATATCTGGTCAACATCGAAGTGGGTGGCAAGCAGATTTCCCGGAAGGTAATCAAGCGATAG
- a CDS encoding peptidase U32 family protein, with translation MERKDVEIMAPVGSYESLVAAIQAGAGSVYFGVEKLNMRARSSHNFTLDDLKEIVLRSDKVGVKTYLTVNTGIFDDELDKIREIIVAAKESGVSAVIASDMGVIQMCREQGVEVHMSTQVNITNYAEVKFYSQFADVMVLAREMTLDRVAEITKRIERDDLKGPSGKRVRLEMFVHGALCMAISGKCYLSLHETGSSANRGACMQTCRRAYIVTDKETGHELEIDNEYIMSPKDLKTIHFLNKILDSGVSVLKIEGRARSAEYVKTVAECYREAVDAYFDGTFGKEKIDNWNVRLSTVFNRGFWDGYYLGQRLGEWSHNYGSRATKKRMYIGKGTNYFSKLEVAEFKMETQSLNVGDEILITGPTTGVVQMTVPEIRVDEKPVEETRKGEYFSMPLEVKIRRSDKLYKIVDASEVKSGRSK, from the coding sequence ATGGAGAGAAAAGATGTGGAAATTATGGCCCCGGTCGGATCGTATGAGTCATTAGTGGCAGCCATTCAGGCCGGGGCCGGATCGGTATATTTTGGGGTGGAAAAACTGAATATGCGGGCCCGGTCATCGCACAATTTTACCCTCGACGATTTGAAGGAGATTGTTTTGCGGTCCGATAAAGTGGGGGTGAAAACTTACCTGACGGTGAATACCGGGATTTTCGACGATGAGTTGGATAAAATCAGGGAGATTATTGTGGCTGCCAAAGAGAGTGGAGTATCGGCCGTGATAGCTTCCGACATGGGCGTGATACAAATGTGCCGTGAGCAGGGAGTGGAAGTGCATATGTCGACGCAAGTAAACATTACTAATTATGCCGAAGTAAAGTTTTATTCGCAGTTTGCCGATGTGATGGTGCTGGCCCGCGAAATGACCCTCGATCGTGTTGCTGAAATCACCAAACGAATAGAACGGGACGATCTGAAAGGCCCTTCCGGGAAACGCGTCCGCTTGGAAATGTTTGTTCACGGAGCGTTGTGCATGGCTATTTCCGGGAAATGTTATCTCTCGTTACATGAAACGGGTTCATCGGCCAATCGTGGTGCGTGCATGCAAACCTGTCGCCGTGCGTATATTGTTACCGATAAAGAAACCGGACATGAGTTGGAGATCGACAATGAGTACATCATGTCGCCAAAGGATTTGAAGACCATTCATTTCCTGAATAAGATACTCGATTCCGGGGTTTCAGTATTGAAGATTGAAGGACGTGCCCGAAGTGCTGAATATGTGAAAACGGTAGCCGAATGTTACCGCGAAGCGGTAGACGCATATTTCGATGGTACATTTGGGAAGGAAAAGATTGACAACTGGAACGTCCGGTTAAGCACGGTTTTCAACCGTGGATTCTGGGATGGTTATTATCTTGGACAACGTTTAGGGGAATGGAGCCACAATTATGGCTCGCGGGCGACCAAAAAAAGGATGTACATTGGCAAAGGAACCAACTATTTTAGTAAGCTGGAAGTAGCTGAGTTCAAGATGGAAACTCAGAGCCTGAACGTTGGTGACGAAATTCTTATCACCGGCCCGACAACCGGAGTGGTGCAGATGACCGTTCCGGAAATCAGGGTAGACGAAAAACCGGTGGAAGAAACCCGTAAAGGTGAATATTTTTCCATGCCACTGGAGGTGAAAATCAGGCGATCTGACAAACTGTATAAAATTGTGGATGCTTCGGAGGTGAAATCCGGGCGATCGAAATAG